Part of the Pseudomonas sp. ADAK13 genome is shown below.
TTGGCAACGAACGCCTTGTCTTGCTTCTCGATCTGCGGACGGAACAGGTCGACGATTTTCTTCGCGCCGTCGATGTTGCCCTGGAAGTCATACAGGTCGGTGTGGCTGTAACGGTCTTCTTCACCGGAGATTTTGGTCGCGGCGACTTCTTCAAGCAGGGCAGCAGCACCGCCTACGACTTTTTCCGGCGGGAAGGTCAGGCCGTCCACGCGGGTTTTCAGGTCTTGTACGTCGCTGTTGAGCTTGTCAGCCAGGGCGTCCAGGCCTTTGGTGGTGTTCTCGGAGAACAGGGTGTACTCGATGCGGTGGAAGCCGGTGAAGTCTTCGGCTTTCACGCCTTTTTCGTGGTCGTCTACGCGTGAGTCGATGGAGGCGTCGAGGTCGCTGAACAGCTCGGCGATCGGCTCGATGGACTCATAGTGAACGCGGGTTGGCGCGTACAGCTTCTTGGCCGTCGCCAGGTCGCCTTTTTTCACCGCATCGGTGAACGCCTGGGTCTGGGTGACCAGCTCACCGATTTCTTCGGTGACGTAGATTTTGTAGTCCGACACCGGCCCTACCAGATCCAGTGGCGCGGTGGCGGCAAAGGCGGCCAGCGGCGAAAGGCTCATTAACAACGACAATGCGAGAGACGACTTCTTCATGGGACGATTTCCGCTCTGGGGTTTGTTTTAGGTATTGGCAGTGGTTTGTGGATGTGTCGCATCAAGCAGCGTGCGCCCGATGAAGTCCTGGGGCCCGGTGACGCCTGGCAAGGTGAAGAAATAACCGCCGCCGACCGGCTTCAGGTATTCCTCCAGGGGCTCGCCGTTGAGCCGGGTTTGTACGCTGATAAAGCCTTTCTCCAGGTCAGCCTGGTAGCAGATGAACAGCAGCCCCATGTCCAGCTGACCGTTTTTATTGACGCCGTTGGAGTAGTTGAACGGCCGGCGCAGGATCAGGTTGGCCTGGGTCTGCGGGGTACGCGGGTTGGCCAGGCGGATGTGCGCATCGAGCTTGGTCAACTTGCCTTCCGGGTCCTTGCTGTAGTCCGGGACCTGGGTTTCTTTCTGGCCGTCCATGGGCGCGCCACTGGTCTTGATCCGGCCAATGATGCTTTCTTGCTCTTGCAGGGGCGTGCGGTCCCAGCGTTCGACGAAGTTGCGGATGATCCGCACCGCCTGGTAGCTGCCATTGGCGGCCCAGGCCGGTTCGTCACTGCCGGGTTGAACCCACACAATCTGGTCCATCGCCTTGTTGTCGTTGGAGTTCGGGTTGGCCGAACCGTCGCGAAAACCGAGGAAGTTGCGCGCACTTTGTGCCGGCTCGCCGGGGCGGGCAGGGGCCTGGGGCGGCACGCTGCCTTCCTGTTTCCAGCGCACCAGCAACAGGTCCGGCATGTTCTTAACGATGTCGCGCAGGGCGTGGATGTTGGTGTCCGGGGTGTTGGAGCTGAACTGCAGGCTCAGGTCGCCGTGGCACTGCGCCGGTTCCAGCGCATCGTTGGGGAAACCGACCATGCGGATCAGGCGCTTGGGCTTGACGGCGGCCAGGCCGAAACGCTCGTCGAACAGCGACTCGCCGACCGAGACGGTGATGGTCAGGTTATCCGGCGTTACCACCGGGCCGAGGATGCCGGAATCGGTAGGCGGCAGTTTCGGGTCGACTTGCACCACGGTGCCGCCGGTCATCAGGAACGCGATGCGCTCGTTGAGGGTGCGGAACAGCCGCTCCAGGTCTTCGCGGTCACTGGCCAGTACGTCAAACGACACCAGCATGCCGCAGGCCGGTCGCGGGGTGACGATACCGGTCTGGTGCTTGCCGTGGTAATCGTGATGGTCCTGGGTCTTTTCACTGCTGGGTGCGGTGGTGACTTGTGCGGCCGCGTTGGCGGCCATCGCCGGGCAGCTCAGGCTGCTGCCGGCAATGGCAGCGCCGGTGGCAGCCATGCCCAGCAATACTCGACGACGTTGGGCGGAAAATTGTTCTGAATCACTCATGTCTACGGTCGTCTTCACTTCAGGCCGGAAAGGCCAAGGGCGGGGTCGATTCCATCGAGTGCAACGGCCAGAGCCTTGGCCTTGTCGGCGATCTGCTTGCGCTGATCGGCGGTAACGCTGTCATACGTGGCGTAGCGGCCATCGACTTTCAAGCCGTTGAGCTGGGCGTCGAGGGCGGTGATCGCACTGTCGATGCCCGGCAGCAATGGCTCGGCCGATTTGGTCAACAGGGGGCGCATCAGGTCGACCACCTTGCGGGCGGCGTCCAGGTTGGCGGCGAACCCGTTCAGGTCGATATGGCTGTAGCGTTCTTCCTCGCCACTGGCGGCGCGGACGTCAGCCAGGCTGTTGAGGTTGCGCACCACAATGCTCACCAGTTGTTCCGGCGGCAGCGACTGGGCCAGCAATTGTTGCTTGAGGCTGGTGACGTCGGTGACCAGGCGCTGGGCGACCGGGGTCAGGCCGTCGAGGTTGCGCTGCTGGAACAGGCCGTATTCAAGGCGGTGGAAGCCGCTGAAGGCCGGGTCCTGCTCGCGTTTTTCAAAGTAGTCGGCACGGGCGTTGATCGCGTTGTCCAGCTCCGCCAGGCGTTGCGAGGCCGGCGCCAGGCGCTGGTATGCCTCGCGGGCCGGCACGTAGAGTGCTTGGGCCTGGGTAAGGTCGCCGGCTTCGATGGCTTGTTCAAGCGCGGTAACGGCCTTGACCAGGGCGCTGCCCTGGCTGCTCAGGTACACGCGGAATTCCGACAGTGGGCCAATGAACGCCACCATCGATGGTTTGGCCTTGGCTTGCGCGTCTGACTCGGCCGTTGGCGTGACCTTCAAGGTGCCGCGCGGGTTGCTCAGCAGGCCGCAGGTGATCTGGTAGTCGCCGGGCAGCAGGTTGGCGTTGATCACCTGGCTCAGGCCCGGGGCGATGTTTTCGCGTTCTTCGACCACCAGCACGCCGTCAAGGATTTCCCACTCCACGGCACGGTCCGAGCGGTTGATGATGCGGAAACTGGCGTGGCCGGCCGGCACCGTCAGCGCGTTCGGCTCGCAGCTGTGGGCGTGAATGGTCACGGCAATTTCATTGTGGTTGGCCTGGCGCTTGGAGGCGGCCAGCTGCGAGGCGTAGTAGAACAGGCCACCGGCGGCGATCATCACGACCACCGAGCCGCCCACCGCCCAGCGCAAGGCGCGGGAGGGCGGAGCCGGTTGAGGGGTTTGGTTGGACAAGAGGCGGTCCTTACTGGCTGGAAACGGAAGAGGTTGTACGGGTGGCCGGCTTGCTCGGCGGCGCCGGCAAGAAGAACATCACCAGGGCCACTGCCAGGTAGATCAGGTAGGCCCCGAGGGTGCTCACGGTCGGGGCGTCCTGGTAACCGAACATGCCGGCCAGCACCGAGCCCAGCGGGCCATCCATCGGCAGCGTCGCGCTGAAATCGAACAGGACGGTTTGCAGGTGGTTCCACACCCCGGCTTCGTGCAGGGCTTGTACCGAGTTGGCCAGGATGCCGGCGGCCACCACCAGGATGAACAGGCCGGTCCAGCGGAAGAACGCACCGAGGTTCAGGCGCATGCTGCCGGTGTAGATCAGGAAGCCGACGATGATCGCCAGGATCAGGCCGAGCAGGGCGCCAATCGGCGCGCCCGGGCCTTCGCTCTGCTGGAACACGGCCAGCAGGAAGAACACGGTTTCCAGGCCTTCGCGGGCCACGGCGAAAAACACCATGGCGATCAGCGCGGTAACCTGGTGTTTGGACCCGGCCAGGGCGTGATCGAGGGATTCATGCAGGGAATGCTTGATGGAGCGCGCCACCTTGCGCATCCAGAACACCATGGAACTGAGAATGCCCACGGCTACCAGGCCGACGATACCTTCAAACAGTTCCTGTTGTTTTTGCGGGAATTCGGCACTGACCAGCTCCAGGCCACCGCCCACCAGCAGCGCCAGGGCGGCTGCCAGAAAAACGCCGATCCACACTGCTGGCATGTACTGGCCACGGCCAGTCTGCTTGAGATAACTGGCAATAATGCCAACGATCAAGGCCGCTTCTATGCCTTCACGCAGCATGATTAAAAATGGAACAAGCATTCGGCACCGAATCATCATTAGATAGGATGCTAAGTTGTAACATAATGATACTCATTACTAAACAGTAAATATTGACCTTTACTGAACCTTGACTGAACGGTGGTGGCAAACCGCAACCGCCACTAGAATGCGCGGCATCGTTCCAGCCACCGGACTGCGCCATACCCCATGTCGGAAAAAGACACGATCTCCATCCATCTGGTGCGCGAAGCCCTGTTGCAGAGCTGCGCGCCGGGTGCGGCGACCCACGAAGTGCTGACCAAGGTCGGGATTGATCCGGCGCTGCTGGAACAGCCAGCCGCACGCGTCCCTGCGACGGCTTACGCGCGTCTGTGGCGCCTGCTGGCACGGCGCATGGACGATGAATTTTTCGGCATGGACCCGCGCAAGCTCAAATCCGGCAGCCTGGAATTCCTTTGTCGCGCCTCGATGGCACAACCGACCCTGGCCGCAGCGCTGGAAACCGGCCTGGGCTTTCTGTCGCTGATGTTCGAGCGCATGCCTGCACAACTGGTACACCAGCAGAGCCTGGCAGAAATCGTATTGTGGGAGCCGGAGCCGGAACCCAAGCGGGCCTTCACCTATTTCGCCTACTGGATGATCGTCCATGGCGTTGCCTGCTGGCTGGCGGGGCGGCGCATCCCGATCCTGGCGATTGAATTGCGCTGTCCGCAACCGGACTTTTGCGACGACTACCAGGTGATGTTCTCCGACAACCTGCGTTTCGACCGGCCCCGCACCCGGATGATTTTCTCCGCCGACTGCCTCGAGCTGCCGATCAAGCGCAGCCCGGAAGAGCTCAAGCGCTTCCTGGCCCATGCCCCGGCCAACATCCTGGTCAAATACCGCGACCCCGACAGCCTCGCCACCCGCATCAAGACCGACCTGCGGCAAATGCCCGCCGACACCTGGCCGGAAACCGAAGGGCTGGCGGCGTCCCTGTGCATCTCGGCGTCGACCCTGCGCCGGCGCCTGGCGGAAGAAGGGCAGACCTACCAGGGCCTCAAGGACAGCGTGCGCAAGGAACTGGCGATCGTGTGGCTGGCCGATGCCGACATCAGCTTTTCCGAAATCGCCACCCGCCTGGGGTTTGCCGATGCCAGCTCGTTCTACAAGGCGTTTCGCAAGTGGTCGGGCTCAAACCCCGGGCATTACCGAAGTTTGATTCTCAATGAGGCCAGTTGAATCACGCAGCCTCGCTATATCCATTTGCTACCTCTTCAGGGAGATATCTGTTGCGAAAATTATGGGCTGTGTTTTTTTGCTGCGCGCTCTTCCCGCTGACCGCCTGGTCGGCGATGGGTATCGGTGATTTCACCCTGGGCATGCCGCGCCAGCAGGTCATCGAGATCCTGCAGCGCCATTTTCCGGCAGTGACACTGGAAAAGAACATGCTGTTTGAGCCGCCGATGCCTTACTACAGGGCACTTGAACCGAACCGCGCCTATAACCTGGGTGATGTTCCGATATACGTTGTGCGGGCCTACTTCGATGGGGCCGACCGGCTCAGTCAGCTCGGCATAAGCTTCAACACTACCGATGCCGAGCGGGTCAAAACGCTGGTGCCGTTGATGCGCCAGGCGCACCTGGCCCCAGGCACAGATGAAGGTCGGTACGAAGCGCTTTTCGATGACGGTGAGCTGACCTATTCAGTCAACAATTTTTATGAGTGGACAACCGTCGAGATCGCTGACAAACGCATGTCAGACCTGAATATTCGGATGCGCGCCCACGACGACCAGTTCGCCCGTTCGGTCCGGGAAAAGCACCCGCAGCTCTTCACGCCGTCCAAGTAGTGTGTGAAAAATCCACGCGCCCGTTCCTGGTCGTTGATCCAGGCAAAAAAAAGCCCCGCGACCGAATGAGTGCACGGGGCAAAAAATTGGCTGGATGCGACCAACCAAAGGAGCTCTTTAAATCACATCACTTGGCACTGGCGATGGTGGTACTCGGCTGCCAGCCACCCCCCAGCGCCTTGTAGATCGCCACGATGCCGCGATACAGATCCACCTCGGCCTGGGCCTGGGAATCCTCGGCGGCCAGACGCTCACGCTGCGCGTCCAGCAACACCAGGAAGTCCACGGTACCTTCGCGGTAGCGAATCTCCGCCAGATCGGCAGCAGCGCGGCTCGACTCACTCTGACGAATCAGCGAGACCAGACGCTGCTGGCGTTTGCCGTAATCACTGAAGGCATTTTCCGATTCTTCCAGCGCCAGCAGTACCTGCTGCTCGTAGGTCGCCAGGGCACCATCAGCCTCGGCATCCGCACCCCGCAACCGCGCCCGCACGCTGCCCAGGTCGAACGCCGCCCAGGTAATGCTTGGGCCCAGGGACCAGGCATTGGCTGCTGCCGAACCAATCTGCGAACCACGCCCGGCGGTGAAGCCGAGGAAGCCGCTGAGGCTCACCCGCGGAAACAGATCAGCCTTGGCCACGCCAATGCGCGCGGTGGCTGCTGCCAATTTACGCTCGGCACTGAGGATGTCCGGGCGACGTTGCAGCAGTTGCCCCGGGTCACCAATCGGCAATGCCTTGGCAATCGCCGGCAAGTCTTTCGGGCTCAGGTCCACGGTCAACTTGTCCGGGCGCTCGCCGAGCAGGGTGGCGATGCGGTTACGCTCGCGCACTTCCTCGGCCTGCAGTTGCGGCACGCTGGCTTCTACAGCGGCCAGACGCGCATCGGCACGCACCACGTCGAGCTGATCGCCCACACCGGCATCCCGCAGGCTGACGGTGATGCCCCGTGAATCTTCCTGGTTCTTCAGGTTGGCAACGGCAATTTTCTCGCGCAGTTGCGCGCCCCGCAGTTGACCGTAGGCATCCACCAGCTCGGCAATCATGGTGACTTGCAGCTGATACAGATCGGCTTCGGCTGCCTGTTGGTCAGCGTCGCTGGCTTCCAGGTTGCGGCGGATGCGCCCGAACAAATCCACTTCCCAGGCCATGTCCAGGCCCAGGTCATACCGCTCGCTGTTGACGCGGTTGGTGGTCTGGCCGGGAATCTGGCCTTTGCCCACGTCGCTGCTGACGCGGCTGGTGATCACCGGCATCACGTCGTTGGCGGCGTCGTCACGAATCGCCCGGGCGGCCCGCAGGCGGGCAAATGCCACCCGCAGGTCACGGTTGCCGTTCAGGGATTGAGTCACCAACTGGTTGAGGGTCGGGTCGTCGAACTGCTGCCACCAGATGCCTTCGTACTTCGCGTGGTCGTACTGCTTGGCGTCGGCGGCGGCCGTTACGTTGGCCGCCTCCAGTGGCTGGGTTTTATAGTCCGGGCCCACGGCACAGGCGCTCAGCGCCAGTACCAGCAAGCTCGGCAGAAATACTTTCACGCTCATTGCTGTGTCTCCAGCTTCAAGGCCTTGGCCGCTTTGCGGGCCTCACCGCGCTCAACAAACCGGCGGATCAGTACATAGAACACTGGCGTCAGCAGCAGACCGAAGAAGGTCACACCGATCATCCCGGAGAACACCGCCACACCCATGGCATGACGCATCTCTGCACCGGCACCGCTGGACAACACCAGAGGCACCACACCCATGATGAAGGCGAACGAGGTCATCAGGATCGGCCGCAGACGCAGACGGCAGGCTTCCAGTAC
Proteins encoded:
- the efeO gene encoding iron uptake system protein EfeO, yielding MKKSSLALSLLMSLSPLAAFAATAPLDLVGPVSDYKIYVTEEIGELVTQTQAFTDAVKKGDLATAKKLYAPTRVHYESIEPIAELFSDLDASIDSRVDDHEKGVKAEDFTGFHRIEYTLFSENTTKGLDALADKLNSDVQDLKTRVDGLTFPPEKVVGGAAALLEEVAATKISGEEDRYSHTDLYDFQGNIDGAKKIVDLFRPQIEKQDKAFVAKVDKNFATVDKILAKYKTKDGGFETYDKVKEADRKALVGPVNTLAEDLSTLRGKLGLN
- the efeB gene encoding iron uptake transporter deferrochelatase/peroxidase subunit, coding for MSDSEQFSAQRRRVLLGMAATGAAIAGSSLSCPAMAANAAAQVTTAPSSEKTQDHHDYHGKHQTGIVTPRPACGMLVSFDVLASDREDLERLFRTLNERIAFLMTGGTVVQVDPKLPPTDSGILGPVVTPDNLTITVSVGESLFDERFGLAAVKPKRLIRMVGFPNDALEPAQCHGDLSLQFSSNTPDTNIHALRDIVKNMPDLLLVRWKQEGSVPPQAPARPGEPAQSARNFLGFRDGSANPNSNDNKAMDQIVWVQPGSDEPAWAANGSYQAVRIIRNFVERWDRTPLQEQESIIGRIKTSGAPMDGQKETQVPDYSKDPEGKLTKLDAHIRLANPRTPQTQANLILRRPFNYSNGVNKNGQLDMGLLFICYQADLEKGFISVQTRLNGEPLEEYLKPVGGGYFFTLPGVTGPQDFIGRTLLDATHPQTTANT
- the efeO gene encoding iron uptake system protein EfeO; translation: MSNQTPQPAPPSRALRWAVGGSVVVMIAAGGLFYYASQLAASKRQANHNEIAVTIHAHSCEPNALTVPAGHASFRIINRSDRAVEWEILDGVLVVEERENIAPGLSQVINANLLPGDYQITCGLLSNPRGTLKVTPTAESDAQAKAKPSMVAFIGPLSEFRVYLSSQGSALVKAVTALEQAIEAGDLTQAQALYVPAREAYQRLAPASQRLAELDNAINARADYFEKREQDPAFSGFHRLEYGLFQQRNLDGLTPVAQRLVTDVTSLKQQLLAQSLPPEQLVSIVVRNLNSLADVRAASGEEERYSHIDLNGFAANLDAARKVVDLMRPLLTKSAEPLLPGIDSAITALDAQLNGLKVDGRYATYDSVTADQRKQIADKAKALAVALDGIDPALGLSGLK
- the efeU gene encoding iron uptake transporter permease EfeU, with product MLVPFLIMLREGIEAALIVGIIASYLKQTGRGQYMPAVWIGVFLAAALALLVGGGLELVSAEFPQKQQELFEGIVGLVAVGILSSMVFWMRKVARSIKHSLHESLDHALAGSKHQVTALIAMVFFAVAREGLETVFFLLAVFQQSEGPGAPIGALLGLILAIIVGFLIYTGSMRLNLGAFFRWTGLFILVVAAGILANSVQALHEAGVWNHLQTVLFDFSATLPMDGPLGSVLAGMFGYQDAPTVSTLGAYLIYLAVALVMFFLPAPPSKPATRTTSSVSSQ
- a CDS encoding AraC family transcriptional regulator; the protein is MSEKDTISIHLVREALLQSCAPGAATHEVLTKVGIDPALLEQPAARVPATAYARLWRLLARRMDDEFFGMDPRKLKSGSLEFLCRASMAQPTLAAALETGLGFLSLMFERMPAQLVHQQSLAEIVLWEPEPEPKRAFTYFAYWMIVHGVACWLAGRRIPILAIELRCPQPDFCDDYQVMFSDNLRFDRPRTRMIFSADCLELPIKRSPEELKRFLAHAPANILVKYRDPDSLATRIKTDLRQMPADTWPETEGLAASLCISASTLRRRLAEEGQTYQGLKDSVRKELAIVWLADADISFSEIATRLGFADASSFYKAFRKWSGSNPGHYRSLILNEAS
- a CDS encoding efflux transporter outer membrane subunit, which translates into the protein MSVKVFLPSLLVLALSACAVGPDYKTQPLEAANVTAAADAKQYDHAKYEGIWWQQFDDPTLNQLVTQSLNGNRDLRVAFARLRAARAIRDDAANDVMPVITSRVSSDVGKGQIPGQTTNRVNSERYDLGLDMAWEVDLFGRIRRNLEASDADQQAAEADLYQLQVTMIAELVDAYGQLRGAQLREKIAVANLKNQEDSRGITVSLRDAGVGDQLDVVRADARLAAVEASVPQLQAEEVRERNRIATLLGERPDKLTVDLSPKDLPAIAKALPIGDPGQLLQRRPDILSAERKLAAATARIGVAKADLFPRVSLSGFLGFTAGRGSQIGSAAANAWSLGPSITWAAFDLGSVRARLRGADAEADGALATYEQQVLLALEESENAFSDYGKRQQRLVSLIRQSESSRAAADLAEIRYREGTVDFLVLLDAQRERLAAEDSQAQAEVDLYRGIVAIYKALGGGWQPSTTIASAK